Proteins encoded in a region of the Streptomyces sp. NBC_00513 genome:
- a CDS encoding bifunctional nuclease family protein codes for MNELDVVGVRVEMPSNQPIVLLREVGGDRYLPIWIGPGEATAIAFAQQGMAPARPLTHDLFKDVLEAVGEELTEVRITDLREGVFYAELVFASGVEVSARPSDAIALALRTGTPIYGSDGVLDDAGIAIPDEQEDEVEKFREFLDQISPEDFGTGPQ; via the coding sequence GTGAACGAGCTCGACGTTGTGGGTGTCCGGGTGGAAATGCCCTCCAACCAACCGATCGTGCTCCTGCGTGAAGTGGGAGGCGATCGGTACCTCCCCATCTGGATCGGACCCGGGGAGGCGACCGCCATTGCCTTCGCGCAACAGGGCATGGCCCCTGCCCGTCCGCTGACGCACGACCTGTTCAAGGACGTGCTGGAAGCGGTCGGTGAGGAGCTCACCGAGGTTCGGATCACGGATCTGCGGGAGGGCGTCTTCTATGCGGAGCTTGTCTTCGCCAGCGGGGTCGAGGTGAGCGCGCGGCCCTCCGATGCCATAGCGCTGGCCCTGCGGACGGGGACGCCGATCTACGGCAGTGACGGCGTGCTCGACGACGCGGGCATCGCCATCCCCGATGAGCAGGAGGACGAGGTGGAGAAGTTCCGCGAGTTCCTCGACCAGATCTCGCCCGAGGACTTCGGCACCGGGCCGCAGTGA
- a CDS encoding CPBP family intramembrane glutamic endopeptidase, whose protein sequence is MRVEPEPVVKDLREESRGYLRTETLLVLALSLGASGVSALISFIGSLTKPGGLKDQAATLNGSYAPGRPWLDLSWQLFGIASALVPVLLVAHLLTREGAPGLRTLGFDRTRPLFDLSRGALVAAGIGSAGLAFYLAARATGFNLTVVPEALPDVWWKFPVLILSALQNSVVEEVIVLAYLLRRLDQLGWSPTASLLASSALRGSYHLYQGIGGFIGNMVMGMVFVLAYRRWGRVGPLVVAHALLDIVAFGGYALLAGKVGWLPTP, encoded by the coding sequence GTGCGGGTGGAGCCGGAGCCGGTGGTCAAGGACCTGCGGGAAGAGAGCCGCGGGTACCTGCGGACCGAGACGCTGCTCGTCCTCGCGCTGTCGCTGGGGGCGAGCGGGGTCTCGGCCCTGATCAGCTTCATCGGTTCGCTCACCAAGCCGGGTGGGCTCAAGGACCAGGCGGCCACGCTGAACGGGTCGTACGCGCCCGGGCGGCCCTGGCTGGACCTGTCCTGGCAACTGTTCGGGATCGCGAGCGCGCTCGTTCCCGTACTGCTCGTCGCGCACCTGCTGACCCGCGAAGGCGCGCCGGGGCTGCGGACACTGGGCTTCGACCGGACCAGGCCGCTGTTCGACCTGAGTCGCGGCGCGCTGGTCGCCGCCGGCATCGGCAGCGCCGGGCTCGCCTTCTACCTGGCGGCCCGCGCCACCGGATTCAACCTGACGGTGGTGCCGGAGGCGCTGCCGGACGTGTGGTGGAAGTTCCCCGTACTGATCCTCTCCGCGCTGCAGAACTCCGTGGTCGAGGAGGTCATCGTGCTGGCCTACCTGCTGCGCCGGCTCGACCAACTGGGCTGGTCCCCGACGGCGTCACTGCTGGCCAGCTCGGCACTGCGCGGCTCCTACCACCTCTACCAGGGCATCGGCGGCTTCATCGGCAACATGGTGATGGGCATGGTGTTCGTGCTGGCCTACCGCCGTTGGGGGCGGGTCGGACCGCTCGTCGTCGCGCACGCGCTGCTCGACATCGTGGCCTTCGGCGGCTACGCCCTGCTCGCGGGCAAGGTGGGCTGGCTGCCGACCCCCTGA
- the gcvP gene encoding aminomethyl-transferring glycine dehydrogenase: MTANRIPLSQLERGIPFEQRHIGPDAEAQAKMLAHVGYGSLDELTAAAVPDVIRSAEALNLPEARTEAEVLAELRELADRNQVLSSMIGLGYYGTFTPPVILRNVMENPAWYTAYTPYQPEISQGRLEALLNFQTVVADLTGLPTSGASLLDEGTAAAEAMSLARRVGKVKNGVFLIDADALPQTIAVIETRAEPTGVEVVVADLSEGIPAEIAERGVFGVLLQYPGASGAVRDIKPVIDQAHELGAIVTVSADLLALTLLTSPGELGADIAVGTTQRFGVPMGFGGPHAGYMAVQAKHARSLPGRLVGVSVDADGNKAYRLALQTREQHIRREKATSNICTAQVLLAVMAGMYAVYHGPDGLRTIARRTHRYAGVLAAGLAAGGVKVVHGSYFDTLTVRVPGRAGEVVAAARAGGVNLYRVDADLVSISCDETTLRADIEAVWAAFGVTADIEALDEITPESLPEGLLRSDEYLAHPVFHQHRSETAMLRYLRRLSDKDYALDRGMIPLGSCTMKLNATTEMEPVTWPEFGQLHPFAPIEQAEGYLTLINELEERLCEVTGYDKVSIQPNAGSQGELAGLLAVRAYHRANGDEQRTICLIPSSAHGTNAASAVMAGMKVVVVKTADDGEVDADDLRAKIEQYRDELAVLMITYPSTHGVFEEHVADICAQVHDAGGQVYVDGANLNALVGLAKPGHFGGDVSHLNLHKTFCIPHGGGGPGVGPVGVRAHLAPYLPNHPLQPTAGPETGVGPISAAPWGSAGILPISWSYVRLMGGEGLKRATQVAVLGANYIAKRLEPHYPVLYTGPGNLVAHECIIDLRPLSKATGVSVDDIAKRLIDYGFHAPTMSFPVAGTLMIEPTESEDLAEIDRFCDAMIAIRAEIERVAGGEWPLDDNPLANSPHTAAALGGEWNHPYTRDEAVFPGGVTAAEKYWPPVRRIDGAFGDRNLVCSCPPLDEYDN, translated from the coding sequence ATGACCGCCAACCGCATTCCGCTCTCCCAGCTGGAGCGAGGCATCCCCTTCGAGCAGCGCCACATCGGCCCGGATGCCGAGGCGCAGGCGAAGATGCTCGCCCACGTGGGCTACGGCTCCCTGGACGAACTGACCGCCGCAGCGGTGCCCGATGTGATCCGCAGCGCAGAGGCGCTGAACCTGCCCGAGGCGCGGACCGAGGCCGAGGTGCTCGCGGAGCTCCGCGAACTCGCCGACCGCAACCAGGTTCTTTCGTCCATGATCGGTCTCGGCTACTACGGGACTTTCACGCCGCCGGTGATCCTGCGCAACGTCATGGAGAACCCGGCCTGGTACACGGCCTACACGCCGTACCAGCCCGAGATCTCGCAGGGCCGCCTGGAAGCGCTGCTGAACTTCCAGACTGTCGTCGCGGACCTGACCGGCCTGCCGACCTCCGGTGCCTCACTGCTCGACGAGGGCACCGCCGCCGCCGAGGCCATGTCGCTGGCCCGCCGCGTCGGCAAGGTCAAGAACGGCGTCTTCCTGATCGACGCGGACGCGCTGCCGCAGACGATCGCCGTGATCGAGACCCGTGCCGAGCCGACGGGCGTCGAGGTCGTCGTCGCCGACCTGTCCGAGGGCATCCCCGCCGAGATCGCCGAGCGCGGCGTCTTCGGCGTGCTGCTCCAGTACCCGGGTGCCTCCGGCGCCGTACGGGACATCAAGCCGGTCATCGACCAGGCGCACGAGCTCGGTGCCATCGTCACCGTCTCCGCCGACCTCCTCGCGCTGACCCTGCTCACCTCCCCGGGCGAGCTGGGCGCGGACATCGCCGTCGGCACCACCCAGCGCTTCGGCGTCCCGATGGGCTTCGGCGGACCGCACGCCGGCTACATGGCCGTCCAGGCCAAGCACGCCCGCTCGCTCCCCGGCCGCCTCGTCGGCGTCTCCGTGGACGCGGACGGCAACAAGGCGTACCGCCTCGCGCTCCAGACGCGTGAACAGCACATCCGCCGCGAGAAGGCCACCAGCAACATCTGCACCGCGCAGGTGCTGCTCGCCGTCATGGCCGGCATGTACGCCGTCTACCACGGCCCGGACGGGCTGCGGACGATCGCCCGCCGGACCCACCGCTACGCGGGCGTGCTCGCCGCGGGGCTGGCGGCCGGCGGGGTCAAGGTCGTGCACGGCTCGTACTTCGACACCCTCACCGTCCGGGTGCCGGGCCGAGCCGGCGAGGTCGTCGCCGCCGCCCGCGCGGGCGGGGTCAACCTGTACCGCGTGGACGCCGACCTGGTGTCGATCTCCTGTGACGAGACCACGCTGCGCGCCGACATCGAGGCCGTCTGGGCCGCCTTCGGCGTCACCGCCGACATCGAGGCGCTGGACGAGATCACCCCCGAGAGCCTGCCCGAGGGCCTGCTGCGCTCGGACGAGTACCTGGCCCACCCGGTCTTCCACCAGCACCGTTCCGAGACCGCCATGCTGCGCTACCTGCGCAGGCTTTCGGACAAGGACTACGCGCTGGACCGCGGCATGATCCCGCTGGGCTCCTGCACGATGAAGCTCAACGCGACCACCGAGATGGAGCCGGTCACCTGGCCCGAGTTCGGGCAGCTGCACCCCTTCGCCCCGATCGAGCAGGCCGAGGGGTACCTCACGCTCATCAACGAGCTGGAGGAACGTCTCTGCGAGGTCACCGGCTACGACAAGGTGTCGATCCAGCCGAACGCCGGTTCCCAGGGTGAGCTCGCCGGTCTGCTGGCCGTCCGCGCGTACCACCGGGCGAACGGCGACGAGCAGCGCACCATCTGTCTCATCCCGTCCTCCGCGCACGGCACGAACGCCGCCAGCGCCGTGATGGCCGGCATGAAGGTCGTCGTCGTCAAGACCGCCGACGACGGCGAGGTGGACGCGGACGACCTGCGCGCCAAGATCGAGCAGTACCGCGACGAACTCGCCGTGCTGATGATCACCTACCCGTCCACGCACGGTGTGTTCGAGGAGCACGTAGCGGACATCTGCGCCCAGGTGCACGACGCCGGCGGCCAGGTCTACGTGGACGGCGCGAACCTCAACGCCCTCGTCGGCCTGGCCAAGCCGGGGCACTTCGGCGGCGACGTCTCGCACCTGAACCTGCACAAGACCTTCTGCATCCCGCACGGTGGCGGCGGTCCGGGCGTCGGCCCGGTCGGTGTCCGGGCGCACCTGGCCCCGTACCTCCCCAACCACCCGCTCCAGCCGACCGCCGGTCCGGAGACGGGCGTCGGCCCGATCTCGGCCGCCCCGTGGGGATCGGCCGGCATCCTGCCGATCTCCTGGTCGTACGTGCGCCTGATGGGCGGCGAGGGCCTCAAGCGCGCCACCCAGGTGGCCGTGCTCGGCGCCAACTACATCGCCAAGCGCCTGGAGCCGCACTACCCGGTGCTCTACACCGGTCCCGGCAACCTGGTCGCCCACGAGTGCATCATCGACCTGCGTCCGCTCTCGAAGGCCACGGGCGTCAGCGTCGACGACATCGCCAAGCGCCTGATCGACTACGGCTTCCACGCGCCGACGATGTCCTTCCCGGTCGCCGGCACGCTGATGATCGAGCCGACGGAGTCCGAGGACCTCGCCGAGATCGACCGCTTCTGCGACGCGATGATCGCCATCCGTGCCGAGATCGAGCGGGTCGCGGGCGGCGAATGGCCGCTCGACGACAACCCGCTGGCCAACTCCCCGCACACGGCCGCGGCGCTGGGCGGCGAGTGGAACCACCCGTACACCCGCGACGAGGCCGTCTTCCCGGGCGGGGTCACGGCCGCCGAGAAGTACTGGCCGCCGGTGCGCCGGATCGACGGCGCCTTCGGCGACCGGAACCTGGTGTGCTCCTGCCCGCCGCTCGACGAGTACGACAACTGA
- a CDS encoding PadR family transcriptional regulator, with protein MRSHGQHGHDHGHEHGRGHGHCGPDRREEFGGRRAAFGPFGPPFGGGPFGGRGGRGGPRGRARRGDVRASILALLADRPMHGYEMIQEIGERSGGAWKPSPGSVYPTLQLLEDEGLITNESEGGKKLFTLTDAGRTEAESGPDAPWADAGRGFDFEAMHEVRTAGVGLMEAFGQVFKTGTPEQREKALGVINDARKKLYLILADEH; from the coding sequence ATGCGTTCACACGGACAGCACGGACACGACCACGGCCACGAGCACGGACGGGGTCACGGCCACTGCGGGCCGGACCGTCGGGAGGAGTTCGGCGGGCGTCGCGCCGCCTTCGGCCCGTTCGGACCGCCCTTCGGCGGCGGACCCTTCGGAGGGCGCGGCGGACGCGGCGGACCGCGCGGTCGGGCCCGCCGGGGTGACGTACGCGCCTCCATCCTGGCGCTGCTCGCGGACCGGCCGATGCACGGCTACGAGATGATCCAGGAGATCGGGGAGCGCAGCGGAGGGGCCTGGAAGCCCAGCCCCGGCTCGGTCTACCCGACCCTGCAACTGCTGGAGGACGAGGGCCTCATCACGAACGAGAGCGAGGGCGGCAAGAAGCTGTTCACGCTCACCGACGCCGGCCGCACCGAGGCCGAGTCGGGTCCGGACGCCCCGTGGGCGGACGCCGGGCGCGGCTTCGACTTCGAGGCGATGCACGAGGTCCGGACGGCCGGAGTCGGCCTGATGGAAGCCTTCGGGCAGGTCTTCAAGACCGGCACGCCCGAGCAGCGCGAGAAGGCCCTCGGGGTCATCAACGACGCACGCAAGAAGCTCTACCTGATCCTGGCCGACGAGCACTGA
- a CDS encoding PRC-barrel domain-containing protein: MQTDIDPRSLIGRKAFDRNGAKIGTVDEVYLDDATGVPEWAAVRTGLFSRDAFVPLEPSEVVGETLRVPFERSLIRDAPDFGVGRHLSPEQELQLYHHYGLDVTLPTEFHHPPPPPKNTPRDFGRLAGEG; the protein is encoded by the coding sequence GTGCAGACCGACATCGATCCGCGCAGCCTGATCGGCCGCAAGGCATTCGACCGCAACGGGGCCAAGATCGGCACCGTGGACGAGGTCTACCTCGATGACGCCACGGGCGTACCGGAATGGGCCGCGGTCCGGACGGGCCTGTTCAGCCGCGACGCGTTCGTCCCCCTGGAGCCCAGCGAGGTGGTCGGGGAAACCCTGCGGGTCCCCTTCGAACGATCCCTGATCAGGGACGCGCCCGACTTCGGCGTCGGCCGCCACCTCTCTCCCGAGCAGGAGCTGCAGCTCTACCACCACTACGGACTGGACGTGACCCTGCCGACGGAGTTCCACCACCCGCCACCCCCGCCGAAGAACACCCCCCGCGACTTCGGCCGGCTCGCGGGCGAGGGCTAG
- a CDS encoding PhzF family phenazine biosynthesis protein produces MRIRIVDAFTDRPFHGNPAGVLLLDGAFPPDSWLQQVAAEVSLSETAFARPLPAGGEADWELRWFTPAAEVDMCGHATLATAHVLATTGRASGLIRFAARCGILTARTAEDGTITMDFPTSSLTEVEPVPEVERALGAAIVSVHDTSAHVGDLVVELADERTVRELTPDIAALRGYARRGVIVTAAAEDPSRGHDFVSRGFFPAFGIDEDPVTGSAHTALAPFWARRLGRTTLTGLQGGSRTGLVRVTLAGERTLLTGHAVTVLDGELLTRP; encoded by the coding sequence ATGCGCATCCGAATCGTCGACGCCTTCACGGACCGCCCCTTCCACGGGAACCCCGCCGGGGTCCTGCTGCTGGACGGCGCGTTCCCTCCGGACTCCTGGCTCCAGCAGGTCGCCGCCGAGGTCAGCCTCTCCGAGACCGCCTTCGCCCGGCCGCTGCCGGCGGGCGGGGAGGCCGACTGGGAGCTGCGCTGGTTCACCCCGGCCGCCGAGGTGGACATGTGCGGCCACGCCACCCTCGCGACCGCCCACGTCCTCGCGACGACCGGCCGGGCGAGCGGTCTGATCCGCTTCGCCGCCCGCTGCGGGATCCTCACGGCGCGGACGGCCGAGGACGGCACGATCACCATGGACTTCCCGACCTCCTCGCTGACGGAGGTCGAGCCGGTGCCCGAGGTGGAGCGCGCGCTGGGCGCCGCGATCGTCTCGGTGCACGACACCTCCGCCCACGTCGGCGACCTGGTGGTGGAGCTCGCGGACGAGCGGACGGTGCGGGAGCTCACCCCCGACATCGCCGCCCTGCGCGGCTACGCCCGCCGCGGGGTGATCGTCACCGCGGCCGCAGAGGACCCCTCACGCGGCCACGACTTCGTCTCACGCGGCTTCTTCCCGGCGTTCGGCATCGACGAGGACCCCGTCACGGGCAGCGCCCACACCGCGCTCGCCCCGTTCTGGGCGCGTCGCCTCGGCCGCACCACGCTGACGGGCCTCCAGGGCGGATCCCGTACGGGTCTGGTCCGCGTCACCCTCGCCGGTGAGCGCACCCTGCTGACCGGTCACGCCGTCACGGTCCTGGACGGGGAGCTCCTCACCCGCCCCTGA
- a CDS encoding SRPBCC family protein encodes MAEVTAESRIEAPAAKLWAQLTDWDAYGRWSMTHTNFPKGGPETLAVGSTFAENMKMMGFPAEVVWTVSELEDERLFAITGKGPMGVAVLTRYTLIPDGGATTVKIDGEFTGAAVSLMAGKLKDSATAALNESLRKLAGLVA; translated from the coding sequence ATGGCCGAAGTCACCGCGGAATCACGCATCGAGGCGCCCGCCGCGAAGCTCTGGGCGCAGCTGACGGACTGGGACGCGTACGGCCGGTGGAGCATGACCCACACCAACTTCCCGAAGGGCGGACCCGAGACCCTGGCGGTCGGATCGACCTTCGCGGAGAACATGAAGATGATGGGCTTCCCGGCCGAGGTCGTCTGGACCGTCTCGGAGCTGGAGGACGAACGCCTCTTCGCCATCACGGGCAAGGGCCCGATGGGCGTGGCCGTCCTCACCCGGTACACCCTGATCCCGGACGGCGGGGCCACCACCGTGAAGATCGACGGCGAGTTCACCGGAGCCGCCGTGTCACTGATGGCCGGCAAGCTGAAGGACTCGGCCACGGCCGCGCTCAACGAATCGCTGCGCAAGCTCGCGGGCCTGGTCGCCTGA
- a CDS encoding DUF5999 family protein → MCQHQPACPTSDSADREAALPVANHPEQGWSLLCNGVLLFEDTGELLPDGQIIAPHRPLAVA, encoded by the coding sequence ATGTGCCAGCACCAGCCAGCCTGCCCGACGTCAGACTCCGCCGACAGGGAGGCCGCGCTGCCCGTGGCCAACCACCCGGAACAGGGCTGGAGCCTGCTGTGCAACGGCGTCCTGCTCTTCGAGGACACCGGGGAGCTGTTGCCGGACGGCCAGATCATCGCCCCGCACCGGCCGCTCGCGGTCGCCTAG
- a CDS encoding glutamate-cysteine ligase family protein, producing the protein MGEKVVAGGFDLSDRHRYRRKLHECLEGLERLLAEKRFDRPKNMMGLEIELNLAGADGLPRMVNAEVLERIASPDFQTELGMFNLEVNVLPHRLGGRVFDQLAEELGAGLHYAHRQAAAIDAGVVMIGILPTITRSDLALANLSAVDRYSLLNEQILMMRGEDFILDIDGVERLTWTSGSIVPEAACTSVQLHLQVTPARFSDVWNAAQAVSAVQTAVGANSPFLFGHELWRESRPPLFTQATDTRPPELQSQGVRPRTWFGERWVDSAYELFAENVRFFPSLLPICDEEEPLRVLAEGGVPSLQELVLHNGTVYRWNRPVYGVADGVPHLRVENRVLPAGPTVADVVANAAFYYGLVRTLADEQRPVWTRLPFAEAEANFDAACRYGIDARLRWPRRGRGGGLASVPAVRLVLDELLPMAAAGLDAWGIAPADRDHYLGIIEQRCRLRVNGATWQVDTFHRAVAAGLGRDDALAATTRRYSELSHRGEPVHTWPVGLAGQEVDAAAAARR; encoded by the coding sequence ATGGGGGAGAAGGTCGTGGCAGGCGGATTCGACCTGTCCGATCGGCATCGGTATCGAAGGAAGCTCCACGAGTGCCTGGAGGGGCTGGAGCGCCTTCTGGCGGAGAAGAGGTTCGATCGGCCCAAGAACATGATGGGACTGGAGATCGAACTGAATCTCGCGGGTGCCGACGGGTTGCCGAGAATGGTGAATGCCGAGGTTCTGGAACGTATAGCGAGTCCCGATTTCCAGACCGAACTCGGAATGTTCAACCTGGAGGTGAACGTACTCCCGCACCGCCTCGGCGGGCGGGTATTCGACCAGCTCGCCGAAGAACTCGGCGCGGGGTTGCACTATGCCCACCGGCAGGCCGCCGCGATCGACGCCGGAGTGGTGATGATCGGTATCCTGCCGACGATCACCCGCTCCGACCTGGCTCTGGCCAACCTCTCCGCCGTGGACCGGTACTCGCTGCTCAACGAGCAGATCCTGATGATGCGCGGCGAGGACTTCATCCTCGACATCGACGGTGTCGAGCGGCTGACCTGGACCTCCGGATCGATCGTGCCCGAGGCCGCCTGCACCTCGGTGCAACTGCACCTCCAGGTGACCCCGGCCCGGTTCTCGGACGTGTGGAACGCGGCCCAGGCGGTGTCCGCCGTACAGACGGCGGTCGGCGCCAACTCGCCGTTCCTGTTCGGGCACGAGCTGTGGCGGGAGTCGCGGCCGCCGCTCTTCACCCAGGCCACCGACACGCGGCCGCCCGAACTCCAGTCGCAGGGTGTGCGGCCGCGGACCTGGTTCGGGGAGCGGTGGGTGGACTCGGCGTACGAACTCTTCGCGGAGAACGTCCGCTTCTTCCCGTCCCTGCTGCCGATCTGCGACGAGGAGGAGCCGCTGCGGGTGCTCGCCGAGGGAGGGGTGCCGAGCCTGCAGGAGCTGGTGCTGCACAACGGCACGGTCTACCGCTGGAACCGGCCCGTGTACGGGGTCGCCGACGGGGTGCCGCACCTGCGGGTGGAGAACCGGGTGCTGCCGGCCGGGCCCACCGTGGCCGACGTGGTCGCCAACGCCGCCTTCTACTACGGGCTGGTGCGCACGCTCGCGGACGAGCAGCGGCCGGTCTGGACGAGGCTGCCGTTCGCGGAGGCCGAGGCCAACTTCGACGCGGCCTGCCGGTACGGGATCGACGCGCGGCTGCGCTGGCCGCGTCGGGGCAGGGGCGGAGGTCTGGCGAGCGTGCCGGCGGTGCGGTTGGTGCTCGACGAGCTGCTTCCGATGGCGGCGGCCGGGCTGGACGCCTGGGGGATCGCGCCGGCGGACCGGGACCACTACCTGGGGATCATCGAACAGCGGTGTCGGCTCCGGGTGAACGGTGCGACCTGGCAGGTGGACACCTTCCACCGGGCCGTCGCGGCCGGCCTGGGACGCGACGACGCGCTGGCGGCCACCACCCGGCGCTACAGCGAGCTGTCGCACCGGGGCGAGCCCGTGCACACCTGGCCGGTCGGGCTCGCCGGGCAGGAGGTGGACGCCGCAGCGGCGGCCCGACGCTGA
- a CDS encoding DNA polymerase IV, producing MRAAPTILHLDMDAFYASVEQASKPSLRGKAVIVGGLGPRGVVATASYEARRFGVHSAMPTAQARRLCPNGAYLTPRFRLYQSVSERVMGLLRALSPLVEPLSLDEAFVDLEAGEVAFDSAAARAAGERLRADIMAATGLSGSVGLAGSKMLAKVASEEAKPAGLLLIEPGTERAHLAPMTVRTLPGVGPVTGEHLRRAGITTVGELAEAGEDELIRMVGRSHGLGLYRMALGLDDRPVVAERDAKSVSVEDTFDVDLHDRVRIRGEVQRLADRCVVRLRSSGHSGRTIVLKVRRYDFSTLTRSETLRGPTDDPGVVREAAARLLEGVDTTGGVRLLGVGVTGLADYTQEDLFAQAEAQAEAEGGAEAVGPAGDPVAEGPESSGGDAADGAGTPDGAPAEPAGAEGAVRGAEGDGAVGTPGEAVIALGRFWPAGSDVRHAVYGPGWVQGSGVGRVTVRFERPGSAPGRVRTFKVDDPELEPSDPLPLVGEDGGGGERPRGAGAA from the coding sequence GTGAGAGCCGCGCCGACCATCCTGCATCTGGACATGGACGCCTTCTACGCATCCGTGGAGCAGGCGTCGAAGCCGAGTCTGCGCGGCAAGGCCGTGATCGTCGGCGGGCTCGGGCCGCGCGGGGTGGTCGCCACGGCCTCCTACGAGGCCAGGCGCTTCGGTGTGCACTCGGCGATGCCGACGGCGCAGGCCAGACGGCTCTGCCCGAACGGCGCCTACCTCACCCCCCGGTTCCGCCTGTACCAGTCGGTCAGCGAGCGCGTCATGGGGCTCCTGCGGGCCCTGTCGCCCCTCGTGGAGCCGCTCAGCCTGGACGAGGCCTTCGTGGACCTGGAGGCGGGCGAGGTCGCCTTCGACTCCGCCGCCGCCCGGGCGGCCGGGGAGCGGCTGAGGGCCGACATCATGGCCGCGACGGGGCTCAGCGGGTCCGTGGGGCTCGCGGGATCCAAGATGCTGGCCAAGGTGGCCTCCGAGGAGGCCAAGCCGGCAGGGCTGCTGCTGATCGAGCCGGGGACCGAGCGCGCGCACCTCGCGCCGATGACCGTGCGGACCCTGCCCGGGGTGGGCCCGGTCACCGGGGAACACCTGCGGCGTGCCGGGATCACCACCGTGGGGGAGCTGGCCGAGGCCGGCGAGGACGAGTTGATCCGGATGGTGGGGCGCTCGCACGGGCTGGGGCTGTACCGGATGGCGCTGGGGTTGGACGACCGCCCGGTGGTCGCGGAGCGGGACGCGAAGTCGGTCTCGGTTGAGGACACCTTCGATGTGGACCTGCACGACCGGGTCCGGATCCGGGGCGAGGTGCAGCGGCTCGCCGACCGGTGTGTGGTGCGGCTGCGGTCCTCGGGGCACTCGGGGCGCACGATCGTGCTGAAGGTGCGGCGCTACGACTTCTCGACGCTGACGCGCTCGGAGACGCTGCGGGGGCCCACCGACGATCCGGGGGTGGTTCGGGAGGCGGCCGCACGGCTGCTGGAGGGTGTGGACACCACGGGCGGGGTGCGGCTGCTGGGGGTCGGGGTGACGGGGCTCGCGGACTACACGCAGGAGGACCTGTTCGCCCAGGCCGAAGCCCAGGCCGAGGCGGAGGGGGGCGCGGAGGCGGTCGGGCCCGCCGGGGATCCGGTGGCGGAGGGCCCGGAGTCGTCGGGCGGGGACGCGGCGGACGGCGCCGGGACCCCGGACGGGGCTCCGGCCGAGCCGGCGGGGGCCGAAGGGGCCGTACGGGGCGCGGAGGGCGACGGGGCCGTCGGGACGCCGGGGGAGGCCGTGATCGCCCTCGGGCGGTTCTGGCCGGCCGGGAGCGACGTGCGGCACGCGGTGTACGGGCCGGGGTGGGTGCAGGGCAGCGGGGTCGGGCGGGTGACCGTACGGTTCGAGCGGCCGGGATCGGCGCCCGGGCGTGTGCGCACCTTCAAGGTGGACGATCCGGAACTGGAGCCGTCCGATCCGTTGCCGCTGGTGGGGGAAGACGGAGGGGGAGGTGAGCGGCCGCGCGGCGCCGGCGCCGCCTAG
- a CDS encoding MerR family transcriptional regulator, giving the protein MRITGDGTTGGIPARSDGGPYPLHGGAAGSARRQPESVPTPVGPVSEEQAPEQIGYRGPTACAAAGITYRQLDYWARTGLVEPSVRPAYGSGTQRLYSFRDVVVLKIVKRFLDTGVALQSIRTAVQHLRDRGFSDLERMTLMSDGATVYECTSPDQVVSLLQGGQGVFGIAIGVVWRDVENALSQLHGERIDTGETLVGQNPADELAARRNRAV; this is encoded by the coding sequence GTGAGGATCACGGGCGACGGTACGACCGGGGGCATCCCCGCACGGAGTGACGGCGGGCCGTACCCGCTGCACGGCGGTGCGGCAGGTTCCGCGCGCCGTCAGCCGGAGTCGGTTCCGACGCCGGTCGGGCCGGTGAGCGAGGAACAGGCGCCCGAGCAGATCGGCTACAGGGGGCCGACGGCGTGCGCCGCCGCCGGCATCACCTATCGGCAACTGGACTACTGGGCCCGGACCGGGCTGGTGGAGCCGAGCGTCCGACCCGCGTACGGCTCGGGTACGCAGCGGCTGTACAGCTTCCGGGACGTGGTGGTCCTCAAGATCGTCAAGCGCTTCCTGGACACCGGGGTGGCGCTGCAGAGCATCCGCACCGCCGTGCAGCACCTGCGCGACCGGGGGTTCTCGGACCTGGAGCGCATGACGCTGATGAGCGACGGTGCCACCGTCTATGAATGCACCTCACCCGATCAGGTGGTCAGCCTGCTCCAGGGTGGACAGGGCGTCTTCGGCATCGCGATCGGCGTGGTCTGGCGGGACGTGGAGAACGCGCTGTCCCAGCTCCACGGCGAGCGGATCGACACCGGCGAGACACTGGTCGGGCAGAACCCCGCGGACGAGCTGGCGGCGCGCCGCAACCGGGCGGTCTGA